In the Vicinamibacteria bacterium genome, one interval contains:
- a CDS encoding DUF4160 domain-containing protein, translating into MPELSRFLGIVIAMFYRDHEPAHFHAVYGEYEITVGIEDGVVRASFRAEPCGMFWNGTSLTSKRFSTIGSAQRIASRFSGFRHWSKT; encoded by the coding sequence GTGCCTGAGCTGAGTCGTTTTCTTGGGATCGTGATTGCGATGTTCTACCGAGATCACGAGCCAGCTCACTTTCACGCCGTTTATGGGGAGTATGAGATTACCGTCGGTATCGAGGATGGTGTGGTTAGGGCGAGTTTCCGCGCCGAGCCTTGCGGCATGTTCTGGAATGGTACGAGCTTAACAAGCAAGCGCTTCTCGACAATTGGCAGCGCGCAAAGGATCGCCAGCCGCTTCAGCGGATTCCGCCATTGGAGTAAGACATGA
- a CDS encoding P1 family peptidase, with the protein MLLVGAHVFGQARPRARDLGIPFEGSPGSLNSITDVAGVEVGYATIVRGDGALRRGEGPVRTGVTAILPRGKANRDPVFGAWFTLNAAGEMTGTTWLEERGFLEGPILITNTHSVGIVRDAAIDWMLRNGWTFSWITPVVAETYDGDLNDINGFHVTREHVFSALDGSRGGAIAEGNVGGGTGMVCHQFKGGTGTASRRVPTQTETFTVGVLVQCNYGSRGILRVAGVPVGTEIRDLLPCFVPTPGVPEKPASARCSESRASLGPNLNPTSKDSSPGDGSIIIVVATDAPLLPHQLQRLSKRAALGIGRMGGIASNGSGDIFVAFSTANASADVAGVANVRMLGNAQLTTLFEATVQATEEAITNTLIAAETMTGADGFRVFGVPHQRLQAIMEKYNRLVKAH; encoded by the coding sequence GTGCTACTGGTCGGTGCTCACGTCTTCGGCCAAGCCCGGCCGCGCGCCCGCGATTTGGGCATTCCCTTTGAGGGCTCTCCAGGCTCACTGAATTCGATCACCGACGTCGCGGGAGTCGAAGTTGGCTACGCCACGATAGTACGCGGCGACGGCGCGCTGCGCAGAGGTGAAGGGCCCGTTAGAACTGGTGTGACCGCGATCCTTCCTCGCGGAAAGGCCAATCGCGACCCGGTGTTTGGCGCCTGGTTCACCTTGAACGCGGCGGGCGAAATGACGGGGACAACGTGGCTCGAGGAGCGCGGATTCCTGGAAGGCCCAATCCTCATCACCAACACCCACAGCGTGGGCATTGTGCGCGACGCCGCGATCGACTGGATGCTTCGAAACGGCTGGACGTTCAGTTGGATCACGCCTGTTGTCGCCGAGACTTACGATGGTGATCTGAATGACATCAACGGCTTCCATGTCACGAGAGAGCATGTGTTCAGCGCGCTGGACGGCTCGAGAGGCGGCGCCATTGCCGAGGGCAACGTCGGTGGCGGGACGGGAATGGTGTGCCATCAGTTCAAGGGTGGAACCGGAACCGCCTCGCGACGAGTACCGACGCAGACGGAGACATTCACCGTCGGCGTCTTGGTGCAGTGTAATTACGGGTCCAGAGGAATACTGCGAGTGGCGGGAGTTCCGGTCGGCACTGAGATTCGCGACTTGCTTCCTTGCTTCGTACCGACGCCAGGTGTTCCGGAGAAACCGGCTTCCGCACGATGTTCGGAGAGCCGCGCGAGCCTGGGTCCTAATCTCAATCCAACGTCGAAAGACTCTTCGCCCGGTGACGGCTCGATTATCATCGTGGTCGCTACTGACGCACCGTTGCTGCCGCACCAACTGCAGCGCCTGTCAAAGCGGGCCGCACTTGGTATCGGGCGAATGGGGGGCATAGCGAGCAACGGATCCGGCGACATCTTCGTCGCCTTCTCGACCGCGAACGCCTCAGCGGATGTTGCTGGCGTGGCGAACGTCCGGATGCTGGGCAACGCTCAATTGACTACCCTCTTCGAAGCCACGGTTCAGGCGACTGAAGAAGCCATCACCAATACGCTCATCGCGGCAGAAACGATGACCGGGGCCGATGGATTTCGTGTGTTTGGGGTCCCGCACCAACGTCTGCAGGCGATCATGGAGAAGTACAACCGGCTCGTGAAGGCGCATTGA
- a CDS encoding DinB family protein, whose translation MKFDLDRSLEVLERTPRTLSTLLEGLSTEWLSRDEGPDTFSPRDVVGHLLHGEETDWVPRIQIILEEGTARAFTPFDRFGFREKYRGQPLSALLERFAGRRERNLAYVKSLNLDASNLSKEGRHPELGRVTLRQLLATWTVHDLAHLRQIARVMAKQYREEVGPWERYFRVLQELPQS comes from the coding sequence ATGAAGTTCGATCTCGACCGCTCGCTCGAAGTCCTCGAGCGCACGCCGCGAACGCTGTCGACGCTCCTCGAAGGACTGTCCACGGAGTGGCTGTCCCGCGACGAGGGCCCCGACACGTTCAGCCCGCGCGATGTCGTCGGCCATTTGCTCCACGGCGAGGAAACGGATTGGGTTCCGCGAATCCAGATCATCCTCGAAGAAGGGACGGCGCGAGCGTTCACGCCGTTCGACCGGTTCGGATTCCGTGAGAAATACCGGGGTCAGCCACTTTCCGCGCTCCTAGAGCGATTCGCCGGGCGCCGCGAACGAAACCTAGCGTACGTCAAGAGTTTGAATCTCGACGCTTCGAATCTGTCGAAAGAGGGCCGTCATCCCGAATTGGGTCGTGTTACCTTGCGACAGCTCCTGGCGACTTGGACGGTCCACGATCTGGCGCACCTGCGCCAGATCGCGCGCGTAATGGCCAAGCAGTACCGCGAGGAAGTCGGCCCTTGGGAACGCTACTTTCGAGTGCTCCAGGAGTTACCTCAGTCCTAG
- a CDS encoding DUF2442 domain-containing protein, producing MIRVTEATWVRDHVLRLRFSDGAEGEIDLGEELEGPVFEPLRDVSGFKQFRVHPELHTVVWPNGADFAPEFLHSRVTVTA from the coding sequence ATGATACGAGTCACAGAAGCGACGTGGGTTCGGGACCACGTCTTGCGCCTCCGTTTCAGTGACGGTGCTGAGGGGGAGATCGACCTAGGGGAGGAGCTTGAAGGGCCGGTCTTCGAACCTCTGCGGGATGTTAGTGGCTTCAAGCAGTTCCGCGTGCACCCTGAGCTTCACACTGTCGTCTGGCCAAACGGCGCAGACTTCGCTCCGGAGTTTCTCCACAGCCGAGTCACCGTCACGGCATAA
- a CDS encoding type II toxin-antitoxin system RelE/ParE family toxin encodes MRFVETPVFTREVTELLSDDEYRGLQLALLFRPEQGPLIPKSGGLRKLRWKRGGAGKRGGLRVIYFWDKDGDTIYMLLVFPKSEQEDLTPTQLRILSKLVREELK; translated from the coding sequence GTGCGCTTCGTTGAGACCCCGGTTTTCACACGGGAGGTAACGGAGCTCCTCTCCGATGACGAGTATCGGGGCCTCCAACTGGCGCTGCTTTTTCGGCCGGAGCAAGGACCGCTGATCCCCAAAAGCGGCGGACTCCGCAAGCTTCGGTGGAAGAGAGGCGGTGCAGGCAAACGCGGCGGACTGCGGGTGATTTACTTCTGGGACAAAGACGGAGACACCATCTACATGCTGCTGGTCTTTCCGAAGAGTGAACAGGAAGACCTCACGCCCACCCAGCTCCGGATTCTAAGTAAGTTGGTACGAGAGGAACTGAAGTGA
- the nadS gene encoding NadS family protein: MKKKDFNKLVASIKQAGKIKKGKLKPGRVFHFEPADIKAVREKLKVSQSEFALMIGVSVSTLQNWEQGRRQPEGPARALLKVAAENPEAVAEALRRVG; the protein is encoded by the coding sequence GTGAAGAAGAAGGACTTCAACAAGCTAGTTGCCAGCATCAAGCAGGCGGGCAAGATCAAAAAAGGAAAGCTGAAGCCAGGGCGCGTCTTCCACTTTGAGCCGGCGGACATCAAAGCGGTGCGGGAGAAACTGAAGGTATCTCAATCCGAGTTTGCGTTAATGATTGGCGTCAGCGTATCGACCCTTCAAAACTGGGAGCAGGGTCGAAGGCAACCCGAGGGTCCCGCAAGAGCCCTGTTGAAGGTAGCGGCGGAGAATCCTGAAGCGGTGGCTGAAGCGCTCCGACGCGTGGGTTGA
- a CDS encoding methyltransferase, whose protein sequence is MTRMSAPTPQDQILGIVNNYWQACCVGAAAQLEIADHLAGAPLHVDVLAERSKTHAPSLYRLLRALESIGIFTQTSPRVFANTPQSECLRRYAEGSQWAWVRITLCPDSFPVDGWRGLILALQNGRTGVEQVRGCTAWECLRADPQQSAFFNAAMRDLSASMTPAVTGSYDWSQFPVIADIGGGIGSQLSNILDAHPSCRGILFDQPHVVEQAIQHDRMERFGGDFFASIPVQADAYLLRWVIHDWADDEAVAILQNVKKNARPGARLLLVEWVITETAEFDTGKWMDINMLVNAGGRERTASEFRELYNRAGFELEKIVSTPSPLRLIIGKARA, encoded by the coding sequence ATGACGCGAATGAGCGCACCCACGCCGCAAGATCAGATTCTGGGGATCGTCAACAACTACTGGCAAGCCTGTTGCGTGGGTGCCGCCGCACAACTGGAGATTGCCGATCATCTCGCCGGCGCTCCCTTGCACGTCGATGTTCTCGCCGAGCGCAGCAAGACGCATGCTCCCAGCCTCTACCGGCTGCTGCGGGCGCTGGAAAGCATCGGGATTTTCACCCAGACCTCCCCACGCGTATTCGCTAACACTCCTCAAAGCGAATGCCTGCGCCGCTACGCAGAAGGCTCGCAGTGGGCCTGGGTCCGCATTACCCTCTGTCCGGACTCTTTTCCCGTCGACGGTTGGCGCGGACTGATACTGGCATTGCAGAACGGGCGCACAGGCGTTGAACAGGTGCGCGGATGCACCGCCTGGGAGTGCCTGCGAGCCGATCCGCAACAGAGCGCCTTCTTCAATGCAGCGATGCGGGACCTGAGCGCCTCCATGACTCCCGCCGTAACCGGATCGTACGATTGGAGCCAATTTCCGGTGATCGCCGATATCGGAGGCGGGATCGGTTCTCAATTGTCCAACATCCTGGATGCACATCCGTCCTGCCGGGGGATTCTTTTCGACCAGCCCCACGTAGTGGAGCAAGCGATTCAGCATGACCGTATGGAACGCTTCGGTGGCGACTTCTTTGCAAGCATCCCGGTGCAAGCCGACGCCTATTTGCTGCGATGGGTCATCCATGACTGGGCCGACGACGAAGCGGTCGCCATTCTTCAGAACGTCAAAAAGAACGCCCGGCCCGGTGCGCGATTGCTGCTCGTCGAGTGGGTCATCACGGAGACCGCCGAGTTCGACACGGGAAAGTGGATGGACATCAATATGCTGGTGAACGCCGGCGGACGCGAGCGTACGGCTAGCGAATTCCGCGAGTTGTATAATCGTGCCGGCTTTGAACTCGAGAAGATCGTCTCCACGCCCTCGCCTCTGAGGCTCATTATCGGGAAGGCGCGAGCGTAA
- a CDS encoding AlkA N-terminal domain-containing protein, translated as METLDLEACYRALQTRDARFDGRLFVAVTSTGVYCRPICPARTPKRENCRFFASAAAAQEAGFRPCLRCRPETAPDLASWRGTSNSVSRALALIADGCLDGGEGGVDELAERVGMSGRQLRRLFHQHLGASPIAVAQTRRVLFAKQLVQETRMPLSEIALAAGFGSLRRFNETFRELFRRPPSAMRKRTTEAPRGSVAEAGVTLRLRYRPPYDWRAMLDYLEARAIEGVEAVSEGVYRRTVSHEGHLGTVAVRHEPAHDNLAASICFPSVRALPAILARVRRVFDVGADIETIDAHLSQDPLLAPLVALRPGLRAPGAWDGFELAVRAILGQQVSVQAARRLAGRLVALCGETLPESDGLSLAFPTPERVMSTSLETLGMPSARRAALHALAETAVMDPSLFRTFGTIDEAIGRLRAIRGVGEWTAQYIALRALREPDAFPASDVGLLRGAAQAGARPTPAELLERAEPWRPWRAYAAQHLWAADARPSARARGVQPT; from the coding sequence ATGGAGACACTCGATCTCGAAGCCTGTTATCGCGCTCTCCAGACCCGAGATGCGAGATTCGACGGCCGTCTGTTCGTGGCGGTGACTTCGACCGGGGTGTACTGCCGACCCATTTGCCCCGCTCGCACACCGAAGCGCGAGAATTGCCGGTTCTTCGCTTCCGCCGCGGCGGCACAGGAGGCGGGCTTCCGGCCGTGTCTTCGCTGCCGTCCGGAGACCGCGCCGGATCTCGCCTCGTGGCGCGGCACGTCCAACAGCGTGTCCCGCGCCCTCGCTCTCATCGCCGACGGCTGTCTCGACGGCGGAGAAGGGGGCGTCGACGAGCTTGCCGAGCGGGTCGGTATGAGCGGCCGCCAGCTCCGCCGCCTGTTCCACCAGCACCTGGGGGCGTCGCCCATCGCCGTCGCCCAGACCCGGCGGGTGCTCTTCGCCAAGCAGCTCGTCCAGGAAACGCGGATGCCGTTGTCGGAGATAGCGCTCGCAGCGGGTTTCGGGAGCCTCCGGAGATTCAACGAAACGTTCCGCGAGCTCTTCCGGCGCCCGCCGAGCGCGATGCGAAAGCGCACGACGGAAGCTCCGCGTGGCTCGGTGGCCGAGGCCGGGGTAACGCTCCGTCTCCGGTACCGGCCGCCCTACGACTGGAGGGCGATGCTCGATTATCTCGAAGCCCGGGCAATCGAGGGCGTCGAGGCAGTTTCCGAAGGAGTCTATCGTCGGACGGTTTCTCACGAGGGACACTTGGGAACGGTTGCCGTCCGTCACGAGCCGGCGCACGACAACCTCGCGGCCTCGATTTGCTTTCCGTCGGTGAGGGCTCTTCCAGCGATCCTCGCTCGCGTGCGCCGGGTCTTCGACGTGGGCGCCGACATCGAGACCATCGACGCGCATCTGTCTCAGGATCCCCTGCTGGCACCGCTCGTCGCGCTCCGGCCCGGCTTGCGGGCACCGGGCGCGTGGGATGGCTTCGAGCTGGCGGTGCGCGCGATCCTCGGCCAGCAGGTATCGGTGCAGGCGGCTCGACGGCTCGCGGGCCGATTGGTGGCACTGTGTGGAGAGACGCTACCTGAATCGGATGGATTATCGCTTGCCTTCCCTACGCCCGAGCGTGTGATGTCCACCTCCCTCGAGACGCTCGGTATGCCTTCCGCGCGCCGTGCAGCGCTCCATGCGCTCGCGGAAACAGCGGTCATGGACCCTAGCCTCTTTCGAACGTTCGGGACGATCGACGAGGCCATCGGGCGTCTTCGCGCAATTCGCGGAGTGGGAGAATGGACCGCTCAGTACATCGCGCTCCGCGCCCTGCGAGAACCGGATGCCTTTCCTGCTTCGGACGTCGGACTGCTTCGCGGAGCGGCCCAGGCGGGCGCCCGACCCACGCCGGCGGAGCTCTTGGAGCGAGCCGAGCCCTGGCGCCCCTGGCGGGCTTACGCGGCGCAACACCTCTGGGCCGCGGATGCGAGACCGAGCGCGCGGGCGCGAGGGGTGCAGCCCACCTGA